The Paenibacillus macerans genome includes a window with the following:
- a CDS encoding ATP-binding cassette domain-containing protein — protein MEKNGFAYEVRQVSFAYDPASPVLDDVSLNIPWGGWVSLVGANGCGKSTLAKLLGGLLAANAGVILIGGVPLNRETAHVLRPRIGMVFQNPDNQFIGATVEEDIAFGLEGRCLPREEMRRRVRSYAEKLRIGHLLSKHPAELSGGQKQRVAVAAILAMEPDIVIFDEASSMLDEKARGELLGILREMRESGQYTMVSITHDAEEILASDRAIVLGGGAVAADLPPEDLFRDEALLGSCRLIPPFRMKLRRELERRGISVSEDLARGGKEEASWLWPLISSK, from the coding sequence TTGGAGAAAAACGGATTCGCTTATGAGGTGCGTCAAGTCTCTTTCGCTTATGATCCGGCAAGTCCGGTGCTTGACGATGTAAGCTTAAACATCCCTTGGGGCGGCTGGGTATCCCTGGTTGGCGCCAACGGCTGCGGCAAATCGACGCTGGCCAAACTGCTCGGCGGTTTGCTGGCCGCAAACGCCGGCGTCATCCTAATAGGAGGCGTGCCGCTGAACCGGGAGACGGCGCATGTCCTGCGGCCGCGCATTGGCATGGTTTTTCAGAACCCGGACAATCAGTTTATCGGCGCGACCGTGGAGGAGGACATCGCCTTCGGTTTGGAAGGGCGGTGCCTGCCCCGAGAGGAAATGCGGCGCCGCGTCCGGTCATATGCGGAAAAGCTGCGGATCGGCCATCTGCTGAGCAAACACCCTGCGGAATTGTCCGGAGGGCAGAAACAGCGGGTGGCCGTCGCTGCGATTCTGGCGATGGAGCCGGACATCGTTATTTTTGACGAGGCCTCGTCCATGCTCGATGAGAAGGCAAGGGGGGAACTGCTCGGCATCCTGCGGGAAATGCGGGAGAGCGGACAGTATACGATGGTATCGATCACTCATGATGCCGAAGAAATTTTGGCCTCCGACCGGGCGATCGTGCTTGGCGGAGGGGCGGTCGCCGCCGATCTCCCGCCGGAGGATTTGTTCCGGGACGAGGCGCTGCTCGGCTCCTGCCGCCTGATCCCCCCTTTCCGGATGAAGCTGAGGCGGGAGCTGGAGCGGCGGGGGATTTCCGTC
- a CDS encoding Gx transporter family protein: MPSLNETSNLILKRTVIVAIFAAVAVVLSLVESIIPVNMGVPGAKLGLANIMVLTCLYFLRTRDAFMMVLLKTLLTAFIFGSFSSFLFSIMGALFSFAAMWFLLLIGRKRLSLIGISTVGGIAHNIGQLTAASLYFHTTNIYYYLPMLLLMGVLTGIAVGIAVKYLIPSLSKLELFSGFVPE; the protein is encoded by the coding sequence ATGCCGTCGTTAAATGAAACATCCAATCTGATCTTAAAAAGAACGGTGATCGTGGCGATTTTTGCCGCGGTGGCGGTCGTGCTCAGCCTGGTGGAATCCATCATTCCCGTCAATATGGGCGTTCCGGGCGCCAAGCTGGGCCTCGCCAACATTATGGTGCTGACGTGCCTGTATTTCCTCAGAACCCGGGACGCGTTCATGATGGTGCTGCTTAAAACGCTGCTCACGGCGTTTATTTTCGGTTCGTTTTCCAGCTTTTTGTTCAGCATCATGGGGGCTTTGTTCAGCTTTGCGGCGATGTGGTTTCTGCTCCTTATCGGACGGAAGCGGCTTAGCCTGATCGGCATCAGCACGGTCGGAGGGATCGCCCACAATATCGGGCAACTGACTGCGGCCTCCCTCTATTTTCACACGACGAACATCTACTATTATTTACCGATGCTGCTGCTTATGGGCGTGCTCACCGGCATAGCCGTCGGGATCGCGGTCAAGTATCTGATTCCGTCCCTGTCGAAGCTGGAGCTGTTCAGCGGTTTTGTGCCGGAATAA
- a CDS encoding NusG domain II-containing protein, with amino-acid sequence MKRGDILLIGLVVVIALAFLVPRWLGGDSSEKVHKNGERVANITVDGKLYKTVELTKEEQTVEIKTEHGYNLLKIHDYGIEMIDADCPDKLCLTFGFIDRNGGTIVCLPHKLMVEVVNAGEGGDLDAVVK; translated from the coding sequence ATGAAGCGCGGAGATATCCTGTTGATCGGATTGGTTGTCGTCATCGCACTGGCTTTTCTCGTGCCAAGGTGGCTTGGCGGGGATTCAAGTGAAAAAGTTCACAAAAATGGCGAGCGCGTGGCCAACATTACGGTTGACGGGAAGCTGTATAAAACCGTGGAATTGACTAAGGAAGAACAAACCGTAGAAATCAAAACCGAACACGGCTACAACCTGCTGAAAATCCACGATTACGGCATTGAAATGATCGACGCCGACTGTCCGGACAAATTGTGCCTGACTTTCGGGTTCATCGACCGCAACGGCGGGACGATCGTCTGCCTGCCGCACAAGCTGATGGTCGAAGTTGTGAACGCCGGGGAAGGGGGCGATCTGGATGCCGTCGTTAAATGA
- a CDS encoding FAD:protein FMN transferase has translation MKKNKTPILLFTLVLLAALLGGCGGAGSAAGGAADGAGRTAGGSAGAEPAQKASAVQPKSQTYFIFDTVVTVRIYDERAAEQNFKDLDVLLKEIDSRISRTDSSSEIYKVNANSGIAPVKVSPETFNLVAKALDYAKRTDGKFDPAIGNLVSLWNIGHEGAHVPPEEEIAEARRLTDYRKIELNEAAQEIYLQEKGMSVDLGSIGKGYAADRIYDYLADQGFHSAIIDLGGNVYAMGAKPNGDEWNIGIQDPGKERGNSIGTIRVKDKTIVTSGIYERFFIENGKLYQHILDPTTGYPVDNGISSVTIVTDKSADADALSTTLFVLGIDKGLEFIENTPNTEALFITKDKKLYATSGFKQLLHKTNDSYTFTN, from the coding sequence ATGAAAAAGAACAAGACGCCCATTCTGCTATTCACCCTCGTTTTGCTGGCCGCGCTGCTCGGCGGCTGCGGTGGCGCCGGCAGCGCGGCCGGAGGCGCGGCTGACGGAGCAGGCCGCACTGCCGGCGGCTCTGCAGGCGCGGAACCGGCGCAAAAAGCCAGCGCAGTCCAGCCGAAATCGCAGACGTATTTTATATTCGACACGGTAGTGACCGTACGGATCTACGACGAGCGGGCCGCCGAGCAAAACTTCAAAGACCTGGATGTCCTGCTCAAAGAAATCGACAGCCGTATCAGCCGTACGGACAGCAGCAGCGAAATCTATAAAGTGAACGCAAACTCCGGCATCGCCCCGGTCAAGGTGTCACCCGAGACGTTTAACCTTGTGGCGAAAGCGCTCGATTACGCCAAGCGGACGGACGGCAAGTTTGACCCCGCGATCGGCAACCTGGTTAGCTTGTGGAACATCGGCCATGAAGGCGCCCATGTCCCGCCGGAGGAAGAAATCGCCGAGGCGAGACGCTTGACCGATTACCGCAAAATTGAGCTGAACGAGGCGGCGCAGGAAATTTATCTTCAAGAAAAAGGCATGTCCGTCGACCTTGGTTCGATCGGCAAAGGGTACGCGGCTGACCGGATCTACGACTATTTGGCGGATCAAGGCTTTCACAGCGCGATCATCGATCTTGGCGGCAACGTCTACGCGATGGGCGCAAAGCCGAACGGCGACGAATGGAACATCGGCATCCAAGATCCGGGCAAAGAGCGCGGGAACTCGATCGGCACCATTCGGGTGAAAGACAAAACGATTGTAACCTCCGGCATTTATGAGCGGTTTTTTATCGAAAACGGCAAGCTGTACCAGCATATTCTTGACCCTACAACCGGTTATCCGGTAGACAACGGGATCAGCAGCGTGACGATTGTGACCGATAAATCCGCGGACGCCGACGCCCTCTCCACGACCCTGTTCGTGCTGGGGATCGACAAGGGCCTGGAATTCATCGAAAACACGCCGAATACGGAGGCCCTGTTCATAACAAAAGATAAAAAGCTGTATGCTACCTCCGGCTTCAAACAACTGCTTCATAAAACGAACGACAGCTACACATTTACCAATTAA
- a CDS encoding glycosyltransferase family 2 protein, which translates to MPKVSVIMPVYNNAPYVQEAISSILNQTYTDFEFIIIDDGSTDGSAHLISLVEDPRVRKIFHPQNYGLVASLNEGLSLATGEYVARMDSDDLSTPDRLGVQVTFMDEHPSIELCASAFTYSIGMRPKVNPVEHEEIRTWLLFHCCICHPTVVMRNSMIHRLGVQYDSNYPHAEDYELWNRLAPHIKMANIPMNLLYYRMHTGQVSHVHKAIQDDSARRVRQRQFSQLGLQLSHEEDRIMQELMYFQINAADQHQYARAFGFARWVLEQNRKYRVYDQQLLNLAFSRCISRIPY; encoded by the coding sequence ATGCCCAAAGTTTCGGTCATTATGCCGGTATACAATAACGCCCCTTATGTTCAGGAAGCTATCAGCAGCATACTGAATCAAACCTATACCGATTTCGAATTTATTATTATCGATGACGGGTCTACGGACGGATCCGCTCATCTGATTTCGCTGGTCGAGGACCCCAGAGTCCGCAAAATCTTTCATCCCCAAAACTACGGTCTGGTCGCTTCGCTAAATGAGGGTTTAAGTCTGGCAACCGGGGAATATGTCGCCCGGATGGACAGCGACGACCTGTCTACGCCGGACCGGCTGGGCGTTCAGGTGACGTTTATGGATGAGCATCCGTCCATCGAATTGTGCGCCTCCGCGTTTACTTATTCCATTGGCATGAGACCGAAGGTGAACCCGGTGGAGCACGAAGAAATCCGGACCTGGCTGCTGTTCCATTGCTGCATTTGCCATCCGACGGTAGTGATGCGCAACAGCATGATACACCGGTTGGGCGTCCAATACGACAGCAACTATCCCCATGCCGAAGACTACGAGCTTTGGAACCGGTTGGCCCCGCACATAAAAATGGCGAATATCCCGATGAACCTGCTGTATTACCGTATGCATACCGGACAAGTATCCCATGTGCATAAAGCCATCCAGGACGATTCCGCGCGGAGAGTCCGGCAGCGGCAATTTTCGCAGTTGGGCTTGCAGCTGTCCCATGAGGAAGACCGGATTATGCAGGAGCTCATGTATTTTCAGATCAATGCCGCCGACCAGCATCAATATGCCCGGGCGTTCGGTTTTGCCCGCTGGGTGCTGGAGCAGAACCGGAAATATCGGGTTTACGATCAGCAGCTGTTGAATCTGGCATTTTCCCGCTGCATCTCGCGTATTCCGTATTAA
- a CDS encoding glycoside hydrolase family 30 protein, whose amino-acid sequence MGQPKRWISSSRERQWVEKNAPTAIAGERAADLTLTEEVFQNVEGFGGCFNELGYVALNGLPEEERKRVLYHLFHPDGEQKFSICRLPIGASDYALEWYSHNETDGDYAMEHFSIERDRKYLIPYIKEALALNPELKLFASPWSPPAWMKSPKAYNYGTLRWEKENLEAYALYFVKFVQAYREEGITIHQVHVQNEVVADQKFPSCVWTGEQLREFIRDYLGPAFDKHGLDTEIWLGTINAPEPWDEWLKKKAADHDAYAHTVLSDPEAYKYVKGVGYQWAGKWAIQRTALSYPELRYMQTENECGDGTNTWEYAQYVFNLYQHYFTNRVNAYIYWNMVLEPKGRSTWGWEQNSLITADPERKEAIFNPEYYVMKHFSHFVAPGSKRIGQRGHWYGNAVSCERPDGGRVIVIANPFKETRTVRISDGTETYGFELEPESFNTIWF is encoded by the coding sequence ATGGGACAACCGAAACGATGGATATCAAGCTCAAGGGAGCGGCAATGGGTGGAAAAAAACGCGCCAACCGCGATCGCGGGTGAAAGGGCAGCGGACCTGACGCTGACGGAGGAAGTTTTTCAAAACGTGGAAGGCTTTGGCGGGTGCTTTAACGAGCTGGGATACGTGGCGTTAAACGGGCTCCCGGAAGAGGAACGAAAGCGGGTATTGTATCATTTGTTCCACCCCGACGGGGAGCAGAAGTTCAGCATCTGCCGGCTTCCGATCGGGGCGAGCGACTATGCTCTGGAATGGTACAGCCATAACGAAACCGACGGCGACTATGCGATGGAGCATTTTTCAATCGAACGGGACCGCAAGTATCTGATTCCTTACATCAAGGAGGCGTTGGCCCTAAACCCCGAGTTAAAGCTGTTCGCTTCGCCTTGGAGTCCGCCGGCGTGGATGAAGTCTCCGAAGGCTTATAACTATGGAACGCTGCGTTGGGAAAAAGAAAACCTGGAGGCGTACGCCCTATACTTCGTGAAGTTCGTTCAGGCGTACCGGGAAGAAGGCATCACGATCCACCAGGTCCATGTCCAAAACGAGGTCGTGGCCGATCAAAAATTTCCGTCCTGCGTTTGGACCGGCGAGCAGCTTCGCGAATTTATCCGCGATTATCTTGGCCCGGCCTTCGACAAACACGGGCTCGATACGGAAATCTGGCTCGGCACGATCAATGCACCGGAACCGTGGGACGAGTGGCTGAAGAAAAAAGCCGCCGACCACGACGCGTATGCGCATACGGTGTTAAGCGACCCGGAGGCCTACAAGTATGTCAAAGGCGTCGGGTACCAGTGGGCCGGCAAATGGGCGATCCAGCGCACGGCCTTGAGCTATCCGGAACTTCGCTACATGCAGACGGAAAACGAGTGCGGCGACGGCACGAACACTTGGGAGTATGCCCAATACGTATTCAATTTGTATCAGCACTATTTCACGAACCGGGTCAACGCTTATATTTACTGGAACATGGTGCTGGAGCCGAAGGGCCGCAGCACCTGGGGCTGGGAACAAAATTCGCTGATTACGGCCGATCCGGAGCGGAAGGAAGCGATCTTTAACCCCGAGTATTACGTAATGAAGCATTTCTCGCATTTTGTCGCGCCGGGATCAAAGCGCATCGGCCAGCGCGGGCATTGGTACGGCAATGCGGTCAGCTGCGAAAGGCCGGACGGCGGCCGCGTTATAGTGATCGCCAACCCGTTCAAGGAGACGAGAACGGTGCGGATCTCGGACGGCACGGAAACGTACGGCTTCGAGCTGGAGCCGGAATCTTTCAACACGATTTGGTTTTGA
- a CDS encoding carbohydrate ABC transporter permease, with translation MSMKKINSLLIGLILSVGALFTCFPIYMAVVNSFKTQGEMFASFVALPTKLHFENYTQAFEKIHLLNSSMNSVIVSVLGIGGIVFCSALAGYKLSRTRGKLSNFIFLLFVASMLVPFHSIMIPLTRMAKTMQVQGSTYGLALIYIGLGVNMAIFLYHGFVKSIPRELEESGQIDGCNEFQTFFRIILPLLLPITVTIAILDFLWIWNDFLLPLMMLTDVDNYTLILSTNMLFGEYNKEWSLILASLVLTAIPVVVIYGFFQRFIMEGIAEGAVKG, from the coding sequence ATGAGCATGAAAAAAATCAATTCCCTGCTGATTGGGCTGATTTTGTCCGTTGGCGCTCTGTTCACCTGTTTCCCGATCTATATGGCGGTCGTCAACTCGTTTAAGACCCAGGGAGAGATGTTCGCTTCGTTCGTAGCGCTTCCGACCAAGCTGCATTTCGAAAACTATACCCAGGCCTTTGAAAAAATCCACCTGTTAAACAGCTCCATGAACTCGGTGATCGTATCCGTGCTTGGGATCGGCGGGATCGTCTTCTGCTCGGCTTTGGCCGGCTATAAGTTATCCCGTACCCGGGGCAAATTAAGCAATTTCATTTTTCTGCTGTTTGTCGCCTCGATGCTGGTGCCGTTTCATTCCATTATGATTCCGCTCACTCGGATGGCCAAAACGATGCAAGTGCAGGGCAGCACCTACGGGTTGGCGCTCATCTATATCGGCCTTGGCGTCAACATGGCGATTTTTCTGTACCACGGTTTCGTCAAATCGATACCGCGGGAGCTGGAGGAGTCCGGGCAAATCGACGGCTGCAACGAATTCCAGACGTTTTTCCGGATCATTTTGCCGCTGCTTCTGCCCATTACCGTCACCATCGCCATTCTCGACTTTTTGTGGATATGGAACGACTTCCTGCTTCCGCTGATGATGCTGACGGACGTGGACAATTACACCTTGATCCTGTCCACCAACATGCTGTTCGGGGAGTACAACAAGGAATGGTCGCTGATTCTGGCTTCGCTCGTGCTGACGGCGATCCCGGTGGTGGTCATTTACGGCTTCTTCCAGCGATTCATCATGGAAGGCATCGCGGAGGGAGCCGTGAAGGGCTGA
- a CDS encoding carbohydrate ABC transporter permease gives MPSKIYKKYFSLLAFTAPALIIYTIFLLIPTFGGMYYTFTDWNGLNQDYSFVGIANIVEALTEDPDFINALLFTLKYVVFMVILQNVIALLLAVLIETRTRSKGFFRTIFFMPNMISLIISSFMWTFVFSQVIPQLAEKAAFTFLDHAWLGDPKYSFYSILIVSLWNGVGYMMIIYLAALQGVPQSLKEAAIIDGANSFQTLKSVTLPMITHAVTICFFLTLNGAFKVFDVVYGLTGGGPGRSTQVITMNIYEEAFSNNFRYGYASAKSLILFAIVLVVTLIQMNVMKKKEVEA, from the coding sequence ATGCCGTCCAAGATCTATAAGAAGTATTTTTCCCTATTGGCTTTTACGGCCCCGGCCCTCATTATATACACCATCTTTCTGCTTATCCCGACGTTCGGCGGAATGTATTATACGTTTACCGACTGGAACGGCTTGAATCAGGACTACAGCTTTGTCGGGATCGCAAATATCGTGGAAGCGCTCACGGAGGATCCGGATTTCATCAATGCGCTGCTGTTTACGCTCAAGTACGTCGTGTTTATGGTTATTTTGCAAAACGTAATCGCCTTGCTGCTGGCGGTGCTGATCGAAACGCGGACCCGCAGCAAAGGGTTTTTCCGGACGATCTTCTTCATGCCGAACATGATCAGCTTAATCATCAGCTCCTTTATGTGGACCTTCGTGTTTTCGCAGGTGATCCCGCAGCTCGCCGAAAAAGCGGCCTTCACCTTCCTGGACCATGCCTGGCTGGGCGATCCGAAATACTCGTTCTACTCGATCCTGATCGTTTCGCTGTGGAACGGGGTCGGGTACATGATGATCATCTATCTGGCCGCCCTGCAGGGTGTGCCGCAAAGCTTGAAGGAAGCGGCCATTATCGACGGCGCAAATTCGTTCCAAACGCTAAAAAGCGTAACCCTGCCGATGATTACGCACGCGGTGACGATCTGCTTTTTTCTGACGCTGAACGGCGCTTTCAAGGTGTTTGACGTCGTGTACGGCTTAACCGGGGGCGGCCCGGGGCGCAGCACGCAGGTCATCACGATGAACATTTACGAGGAGGCGTTCTCCAACAACTTCCGGTACGGGTATGCCAGCGCCAAATCGCTGATTTTGTTCGCCATCGTGCTGGTCGTCACCTTGATTCAGATGAACGTCATGAAGAAAAAAGAGGTGGAAGCATGA
- a CDS encoding ABC transporter substrate-binding protein, translating to MKIWKGIAGTALIAALLAGCGSGGGSGAANNETPGAGGGSASGKSVSLKMFIAQPRLKEHYDKYIDAFVAKEKADKNIDVTVQLEMPPADTAPQILKTRLASNDAPDVFAIHAVNEIPPFYKAGYLEDLSDQPFVGKLLDSVKPSVTTEDGKVVAVPLETLSWGYLYNKTIFKEQGLTPPTTLTEMKAVVEKLKQSNITPFVLSDKESWIPQLFLPLTVGATVNTETPDFIDRMNKDEGSFSELKGMFNIIDLVYANGTKNGLEVGGDDGAAMFATGKAAMWVQGPWYAETILKSNPDIDFGVAALPINDNPDATMINLSTSTSLAVSKTSKNKEVALDFINYILDDKDSSAFYQALKFNPVATVHDYSSYPWVDDAMVYVKAGKSYQDPRIPQAVKDESGKALQSYIAGQISPDDVITALDKAWKSYNKVNK from the coding sequence ATGAAGATTTGGAAGGGGATCGCCGGAACCGCTTTAATCGCTGCATTGCTCGCCGGATGCGGATCGGGCGGCGGAAGCGGCGCGGCGAACAACGAAACGCCGGGGGCAGGCGGCGGAAGCGCCAGCGGCAAAAGCGTCAGTTTGAAAATGTTTATCGCCCAGCCTCGTTTGAAGGAACATTACGATAAGTATATCGACGCCTTCGTGGCCAAGGAAAAGGCGGATAAAAACATCGACGTTACGGTTCAACTGGAGATGCCGCCGGCCGATACCGCTCCGCAAATCCTGAAAACGAGACTGGCTTCGAACGACGCTCCCGACGTGTTCGCCATTCACGCGGTTAATGAAATTCCGCCCTTCTATAAAGCCGGTTATCTGGAGGACTTGTCCGATCAGCCGTTCGTGGGCAAGCTGCTGGATAGCGTAAAGCCTTCGGTCACGACGGAGGACGGCAAAGTCGTCGCGGTGCCGCTCGAAACGTTATCCTGGGGGTATTTGTACAACAAGACGATTTTTAAAGAACAAGGCCTCACTCCCCCAACCACGTTAACGGAAATGAAGGCGGTCGTCGAAAAGCTCAAACAAAGCAACATCACGCCGTTTGTTCTGTCCGACAAAGAGTCGTGGATTCCCCAGCTGTTCCTGCCGCTGACCGTAGGAGCGACGGTCAATACGGAAACCCCGGATTTCATCGACCGGATGAACAAAGACGAAGGCTCCTTCTCGGAACTGAAAGGAATGTTCAACATCATCGATTTGGTCTACGCCAACGGCACCAAAAACGGTCTTGAAGTCGGCGGCGACGACGGAGCGGCGATGTTCGCCACCGGAAAAGCGGCGATGTGGGTGCAAGGTCCGTGGTATGCCGAGACGATTTTGAAATCCAATCCCGATATCGATTTTGGCGTGGCGGCTTTGCCGATCAACGACAATCCGGACGCTACGATGATCAACTTGAGCACGTCCACCTCCCTGGCCGTGTCCAAAACGAGCAAAAACAAAGAAGTGGCCCTCGATTTCATCAACTACATCCTGGACGACAAGGATTCCAGCGCGTTCTACCAGGCGTTGAAGTTTAACCCGGTCGCCACCGTGCACGACTACAGCAGCTATCCATGGGTGGACGACGCCATGGTTTATGTGAAAGCGGGCAAATCGTATCAAGACCCGCGGATTCCGCAGGCGGTTAAAGACGAATCCGGCAAAGCCCTGCAATCCTATATCGCCGGACAAATCTCGCCGGACGACGTCATCACCGCTCTGGACAAAGCTTGGAAGTCCTATAACAAAGTCAATAAGTAA
- a CDS encoding response regulator, translated as MFKVLIVDDEEWNRDIIKNLGRWNELGMVVAGEAEDGLEALRLIEQLGPELIITDMRMPGSDGEELMRNIHDRFPGKQVIVVSGYDDFHYARQAIRYNAADYLLKPIDPQELNAVLAKCGEALRQRGGRQGIDLEMSAKLAAYKKRLGPYFNKLNGEGIRKVFGELRSDTQLAAALKPETIRYFVHEILLYLKELCAANALAAEPGRLVEHTEVPDFFHEAAGLMEGCYMAALEELIKQRKFKNKLHLGEVKSYLEHHYAEQIGLEQLAKLFFVSKEYLSKAFKQEYGITVTDYLLQLRMEKAMEWLGADEEVAIKSVAEMVGYEDVSYFHRVFKKHFGLSPGEARKASQGLKISNEGV; from the coding sequence ATGTTCAAAGTGTTGATCGTCGACGACGAGGAGTGGAACCGGGACATTATCAAAAACCTGGGCCGGTGGAATGAATTGGGCATGGTGGTTGCGGGGGAGGCCGAGGACGGACTGGAGGCGCTGCGGCTGATCGAGCAGCTTGGTCCGGAGCTCATCATTACCGACATGCGCATGCCCGGTTCGGACGGCGAAGAGCTGATGCGGAACATCCATGACCGTTTTCCCGGCAAGCAGGTGATCGTGGTGAGCGGGTACGACGATTTCCATTACGCCAGACAGGCGATTCGCTACAATGCGGCCGACTATTTGCTGAAGCCGATCGATCCCCAGGAATTGAACGCGGTGTTGGCCAAATGCGGGGAAGCCTTGCGGCAGCGCGGCGGCCGTCAGGGGATCGACCTGGAGATGTCCGCGAAGCTGGCCGCTTACAAGAAGCGGCTGGGGCCCTACTTTAATAAATTGAACGGCGAGGGAATCCGCAAAGTGTTCGGCGAACTGCGGTCGGATACGCAGCTTGCCGCGGCCCTGAAGCCGGAGACGATCCGCTATTTTGTGCATGAAATTCTGTTGTATTTAAAGGAACTTTGCGCGGCCAACGCGCTGGCCGCCGAGCCCGGACGTTTGGTGGAGCATACGGAGGTGCCGGACTTTTTTCACGAAGCGGCCGGCTTGATGGAAGGCTGCTATATGGCCGCATTGGAGGAACTGATCAAACAGCGGAAATTTAAAAACAAGCTGCATTTGGGCGAGGTGAAATCCTATCTTGAGCATCATTATGCCGAGCAGATCGGTTTGGAGCAGTTGGCCAAGCTGTTTTTTGTCAGCAAAGAGTATTTGAGCAAAGCGTTTAAGCAGGAGTACGGCATTACGGTTACGGACTATTTGCTGCAATTAAGAATGGAGAAGGCGATGGAGTGGCTGGGAGCGGACGAAGAGGTCGCGATCAAGAGCGTGGCCGAGATGGTGGGGTACGAGGACGTGTCCTATTTTCACCGGGTGTTTAAAAAGCATTTCGGGCTTTCGCCGGGAGAAGCGAGAAAAGCTTCACAAGGTTTAAAAATATCCAATGAAGGAGTCTAA